One genomic window of Luteitalea pratensis includes the following:
- the ppk2 gene encoding polyphosphate kinase 2, producing the protein MKKAKDDKGAPADQGAGIDDTKKRDKTKKGKKGKKGKRTPDQVSAAVAVADAGAAVAEHTPLKGKAYDKELAKLHVKLVKLQEWVKFKGLKVCIVFEGRDGAGKGGAIKAITERVSPRVFRTVALPAPTERQKSQMYMQRYVPHFPAAGEVVIFDRSWYNRAGVERVMGFCTEAESRKFLGGVPLVEKAMVDSGIILIKFWLEVSEEEQTDRLKSRIDDGRKIWKLTSMDLKSYGRWYDYSRARDEMFVATDTDFAPWHVVRSDDKRSARLNIIAHILDQVPHHGAPREKVKLPKRGKPGNYKEPDYPYRYVREKY; encoded by the coding sequence ATGAAAAAAGCGAAGGACGACAAGGGCGCGCCTGCCGACCAGGGCGCCGGGATCGACGATACGAAGAAGCGCGACAAGACAAAGAAGGGCAAGAAGGGCAAGAAAGGGAAGCGGACGCCGGATCAGGTGAGCGCCGCCGTGGCCGTTGCCGACGCGGGAGCCGCTGTCGCGGAACACACGCCACTGAAGGGCAAGGCCTACGACAAGGAACTGGCCAAGCTCCACGTGAAGCTGGTCAAGCTGCAGGAATGGGTCAAGTTCAAGGGGCTCAAGGTCTGCATCGTGTTCGAAGGCCGCGACGGTGCCGGCAAGGGCGGCGCGATCAAGGCGATCACCGAGCGAGTCAGCCCGCGCGTGTTCCGGACCGTCGCGCTGCCGGCGCCGACCGAGCGCCAGAAAAGCCAGATGTACATGCAGCGCTACGTGCCGCACTTCCCGGCGGCCGGCGAAGTCGTGATCTTCGATCGCAGCTGGTACAACCGCGCCGGCGTGGAACGCGTGATGGGCTTCTGCACCGAGGCCGAGTCGCGGAAGTTCCTCGGCGGCGTACCTCTGGTCGAGAAGGCGATGGTCGATTCCGGCATCATCCTGATCAAGTTCTGGCTCGAGGTCAGCGAGGAGGAACAGACCGACCGGCTGAAGTCACGCATCGACGATGGCCGGAAGATCTGGAAACTGACATCGATGGACCTGAAGTCCTACGGCCGGTGGTACGACTACTCGCGGGCCCGCGACGAGATGTTCGTCGCGACCGACACCGATTTCGCGCCCTGGCACGTCGTGCGTTCGGACGACAAGAGGAGCGCGCGGCTGAACATCATCGCGCACATCCTCGACCAGGTGCCGCACCACGGCGCACCGCGCGAGAAGGTGAAGCTGCCCAAGCGCGGGAAGCCTGGCAACTACAAGGAACCCGACTATCCGTACCGCTACGTGCGCGAGAAGTACTGA
- a CDS encoding dicarboxylate/amino acid:cation symporter, with the protein MFRSLYVQVLIGIALGVILGATYPEAAVAMKPLGDGFIKLVKMLITPIVFTTVVVGIGQMGAMKDVGRVGFRALVYFEVVSTLALIVGLIVVTIVQPGAGMHVDPATLDAKGVAAYTSGAAHASVTEFLLNIIPDSVVGAFARGDILQVLLFAVLFGLAMLHLQPGSAPLVGLLESLAHGLFAVVGLVMRLAPIGAFGAMAFTIGMYGLGTLLSLGKLMAAVYITCLLFVIVVLGAIVRAAGFSIFKLVRYVREELLIVLGTSSSESALPRVMVKMERLGCAKSVVGLVVPTGYSFNLDGTAIYMTMAAVFVAQATDVRLSWGQTLSILGLLLVTSKGAAGVTGSGFITLAATLAAVPSIPVAGLTLLLGVDRFMSEARALTNLVGNVVATLVVAKWDGALDVARAHRILDGHETPEDDILLAAPLPTAHASADLE; encoded by the coding sequence GTGTTTCGCAGCCTCTACGTCCAGGTGCTGATCGGCATCGCGCTCGGCGTGATCCTCGGTGCCACCTATCCGGAGGCCGCGGTGGCGATGAAGCCGCTCGGCGATGGCTTCATCAAGCTGGTCAAGATGCTGATCACGCCGATCGTGTTCACGACGGTCGTGGTCGGCATCGGCCAGATGGGCGCGATGAAGGACGTCGGGCGGGTCGGATTCCGCGCCCTCGTGTACTTCGAAGTGGTCTCCACCCTCGCGCTGATCGTCGGATTGATCGTCGTGACGATCGTCCAGCCTGGTGCGGGCATGCACGTGGACCCCGCGACGCTCGATGCCAAGGGGGTCGCCGCCTATACGTCGGGCGCTGCCCATGCCAGCGTCACCGAGTTCCTCCTCAATATCATTCCCGACAGTGTGGTCGGTGCGTTCGCGCGCGGCGACATCCTGCAGGTGCTGTTGTTCGCGGTGCTGTTCGGCCTGGCGATGCTGCACCTGCAGCCGGGTAGCGCGCCGCTGGTCGGCCTGCTCGAATCACTCGCCCACGGCTTGTTTGCCGTCGTCGGCCTGGTGATGCGGCTCGCTCCGATCGGCGCCTTCGGCGCGATGGCATTCACGATCGGCATGTACGGGCTCGGCACGCTGCTGTCGCTCGGCAAGCTGATGGCGGCGGTGTACATCACGTGCCTGCTGTTCGTGATCGTCGTCCTCGGTGCGATCGTGCGGGCTGCCGGCTTCAGCATCTTCAAGCTGGTGCGCTACGTGCGCGAGGAACTCCTCATCGTGCTCGGCACATCGTCATCCGAGTCGGCGCTGCCGAGAGTGATGGTCAAGATGGAGCGCCTCGGCTGCGCCAAGTCCGTCGTCGGCCTGGTGGTGCCGACAGGCTATTCTTTCAACCTCGATGGCACGGCCATCTACATGACCATGGCGGCGGTGTTCGTGGCCCAGGCGACCGATGTGCGGTTGTCGTGGGGGCAGACGCTCTCGATCCTGGGGCTGTTGCTGGTGACGTCGAAGGGGGCGGCCGGCGTGACCGGCAGCGGCTTCATCACCCTGGCGGCGACGCTCGCCGCGGTGCCCAGCATCCCGGTGGCGGGATTGACCCTGCTGCTCGGCGTCGACCGCTTCATGTCCGAGGCGCGCGCCCTCACCAACCTTGTCGGCAATGTCGTGGCGACGCTGGTGGTGGCCAAGTGGGACGGAGCACTCGACGTCGCGCGTGCGCACCGCATCCTCGATGGTCACGAGACCCCGGAGGACGACATCCTTCTCGCCGCGCCGCTGCCCACCGCGCATGCGAGTGCGGATCTGGAATAG
- a CDS encoding undecaprenyl-diphosphate phosphatase yields the protein MDLWRAVVLGLVEGLTEFLPVSSTGHLLVTQRLLGIEASAAANTYAIAIQGGAIAAVLVLYRQRLLQMLRGVLGRDADGLHLALALAVAFVPAAIAGLAFDELIEGYLFGPIPVAIAWAVGGVLMLAVSSRLQPGGLRLGRVALPSALLIGVCQCAALWPGVSRSLATILGGVAVGLSLSAAVEFSFLLGLLTLGAATAYKALDSGGVMLAAYGPTVVTAGFVAAWLSAMLSVTWMVNWLQHRRLAVFGWWRIGAALVVLLLVFTHRL from the coding sequence GTGGACTTGTGGCGCGCTGTCGTACTCGGCCTCGTCGAGGGGCTGACCGAATTCCTCCCCGTCAGTTCGACCGGACACCTGCTCGTGACGCAGCGCCTGCTGGGCATCGAGGCGAGTGCGGCGGCCAATACGTACGCGATCGCCATCCAGGGCGGTGCGATCGCGGCCGTCCTGGTGCTGTACCGCCAGCGCCTGCTGCAGATGCTTCGCGGCGTCCTCGGGCGTGACGCCGATGGACTGCACCTGGCGCTCGCGCTTGCCGTCGCGTTCGTGCCCGCCGCGATCGCCGGGCTCGCCTTCGACGAGTTGATCGAAGGTTACCTGTTCGGGCCGATCCCCGTGGCGATCGCCTGGGCGGTCGGGGGTGTGCTGATGCTGGCGGTGTCGTCGCGCCTGCAGCCCGGTGGCCTGCGCCTCGGCCGCGTCGCCTTGCCATCGGCCCTGCTGATCGGTGTCTGCCAGTGTGCCGCGCTCTGGCCAGGCGTGAGCCGCAGCCTCGCGACGATCCTGGGTGGTGTCGCGGTGGGGCTGTCGCTATCGGCCGCGGTGGAGTTCTCGTTCCTCCTCGGCCTGCTCACGCTCGGCGCCGCCACGGCCTACAAGGCGCTCGACAGCGGCGGGGTGATGCTCGCCGCGTACGGCCCGACCGTCGTGACCGCGGGCTTCGTGGCGGCCTGGCTCTCCGCGATGCTGTCGGTCACCTGGATGGTCAACTGGCTGCAGCATCGCCGCCTCGCCGTGTTCGGCTGGTGGCGTATCGGCGCCGCGCTGGTGGTGTTGCTCCTCGTCTTCACGCACAGGCTCTAG
- a CDS encoding FAD-containing oxidoreductase, translating into MTHADAIIIGSGQAGPPLAGRLTAAGQHVVVVERQQFGGTCVNTGCTPTKTLVASAYAAHLARRAADYGVVIEGAVRIDMAAVKARADKVSGDSRKGVEKWLRGMDRCTVLEGHARFEDASTIRVGGDTYTAPRIFVNVGGRARVPDLPGVHDVPVLTNTSMLALEELPRHLVIVGGSYIGLEFAQMYRRFGADVTVVEMGPRLIGREDEEISAAIRTILEAEGITVRTGAACISLARHDEGVAVQLDCHNGPPVAVGSHVLLAVGRQPNTDDLGLDRAGVVLDDRGYITVDDTLRTNVPGIWALGDCNGRGAFTHTSYNDFEIVAANLLDGEARSLLERIPAYALYIDPPLGRVGMTEAEARRTGRPLLVGRRPMTRVSRAIEKGETQGLMKVVADSETRKILGAAILGVGGDEAIHGVIDMMQAGATYDVLQRAVPIHPTVSELIPTVIGDLKPA; encoded by the coding sequence GTGACGCACGCCGACGCCATCATCATCGGCTCGGGCCAGGCCGGCCCCCCGCTCGCCGGGCGCCTCACCGCTGCAGGCCAGCATGTCGTCGTCGTAGAACGTCAGCAGTTCGGCGGCACATGCGTCAACACGGGGTGCACCCCGACCAAGACGCTCGTGGCCAGCGCGTACGCCGCGCACCTCGCGCGCCGGGCCGCCGACTATGGCGTCGTGATCGAGGGGGCGGTCCGCATCGACATGGCAGCCGTGAAAGCGAGGGCCGACAAGGTGTCGGGCGACTCCCGCAAAGGCGTCGAAAAGTGGCTCCGCGGCATGGATCGCTGCACCGTACTCGAGGGTCATGCCCGCTTCGAGGACGCCAGCACCATCCGCGTCGGCGGCGACACGTACACGGCGCCGCGGATCTTCGTCAACGTCGGCGGGCGCGCTCGCGTGCCGGACCTGCCGGGCGTGCACGACGTGCCGGTGCTCACCAACACCTCGATGCTGGCGCTGGAGGAATTGCCGCGGCACCTGGTCATCGTCGGCGGCAGTTACATCGGCCTCGAATTCGCGCAGATGTACCGGCGATTCGGCGCGGATGTCACGGTCGTGGAGATGGGGCCCCGCCTGATCGGTCGGGAAGACGAGGAGATCTCGGCCGCCATCAGGACGATCCTCGAGGCCGAGGGCATCACGGTGCGGACCGGAGCGGCGTGCATCAGTCTGGCGCGTCACGACGAGGGCGTGGCCGTGCAACTCGATTGCCACAACGGGCCGCCCGTGGCGGTCGGGTCCCACGTCCTGCTGGCGGTCGGCCGGCAGCCGAACACGGACGACCTCGGGCTGGATCGCGCGGGTGTCGTGCTCGACGATCGCGGCTACATCACGGTGGACGACACGCTGCGCACCAATGTGCCCGGCATCTGGGCGCTCGGCGACTGCAATGGTCGCGGCGCGTTCACGCACACGTCGTACAACGACTTCGAGATCGTGGCGGCGAACCTTCTCGACGGCGAGGCGCGCTCGCTCCTGGAACGGATCCCGGCCTACGCGCTGTACATCGACCCGCCGCTCGGCCGCGTCGGCATGACCGAGGCCGAGGCACGCCGCACCGGACGTCCGCTGCTCGTCGGCCGCCGGCCCATGACCCGTGTCAGCCGCGCCATCGAGAAAGGCGAGACACAAGGGCTGATGAAGGTCGTCGCAGACAGCGAGACGCGCAAGATCCTCGGCGCCGCCATCCTGGGCGTCGGCGGCGACGAGGCCATTCACGGTGTGATCGACATGATGCAAGCAGGCGCGACCTACGACGTCCTGCAGCGCGCCGTGCCCATCCACCCGACCGTGTCGGAACTGATACCGACGGTGATCGGCGACCTGAAGCCGGCCTAG
- a CDS encoding DUF4126 family protein — translation MVLLAALVIGIVSGLRTMTAPTAVSWAAKLGWLPLQGTSLAWLGTAPAAWGLTALALGEWVADQLPTTPSRTVPVQFGARLVSGGFSGAAIGLAHGSAVAGLIAGLVGAVIGTLGGRAARGALANAFGNDHPAAFLEDGVAVALALLALGALK, via the coding sequence ATGGTTCTGCTTGCTGCACTCGTCATCGGCATCGTCTCCGGGCTACGCACGATGACCGCGCCCACCGCGGTCAGTTGGGCGGCGAAGCTGGGCTGGCTGCCGCTGCAAGGGACATCGCTCGCGTGGCTGGGCACGGCACCGGCTGCATGGGGACTGACCGCCCTGGCGCTGGGCGAGTGGGTCGCGGACCAGCTGCCCACGACGCCGAGCCGCACCGTGCCAGTGCAGTTCGGCGCGCGGTTGGTGTCGGGCGGGTTCTCGGGCGCTGCCATCGGGCTCGCGCACGGCAGCGCTGTCGCTGGCCTGATCGCGGGACTCGTTGGCGCGGTGATCGGCACGCTCGGCGGACGGGCCGCGCGTGGAGCGCTGGCCAACGCCTTCGGCAATGATCATCCCGCGGCCTTCCTCGAAGACGGCGTTGCCGTCGCCCTCGCGCTGCTCGCGCTCGGAGCGCTCAAGTGA
- a CDS encoding lactonase family protein — MRPAASKTLTTRTLTRRSFVTAATGLASVAPALARGATSQASTSSGGLFAYVGTYSSPPVDAPPGKVDLPPGNGRGIHIFRVDRTTGTLTAAGVTDHYTSPSALVFDATGTHLYSTNATDLVDNGASGTVSAFTVDRTSGQLQLLNSVASGGTGPTYASVHRGGRHLLVANYAGGSVAVLPILPDGRLGPATDVKKTTGVVGPKRATHAPPGSFAISGHDTPHAHMIGTDPAGRFVIVPDLGLDRIFVWAFDANAGTLSPADPPSVALPPGDGPRHFAFHRDGRWLYAIQEEGSTIVLFDYDAERGRLSARQTISSLPAGYAGSNFCSGILISQDGRFVYAGNRLHDSVGIFAVGRDGTLTFVDDIWTRGDYPRSMTIDPSGRFMYVCNQRADHVTAFAIDGATGRLAFTGQYTPVGNPSAIAFLDTGRG, encoded by the coding sequence ATGCGCCCGGCTGCCAGCAAGACGCTCACGACCCGCACGCTCACCCGCCGCTCGTTCGTCACGGCTGCCACGGGCCTCGCATCGGTGGCGCCGGCACTGGCACGCGGTGCAACATCCCAGGCATCAACCTCGAGTGGCGGCCTGTTCGCGTACGTCGGTACCTACAGTTCGCCGCCTGTGGACGCGCCCCCAGGCAAGGTCGATCTGCCGCCCGGCAACGGTCGCGGCATCCACATCTTCCGGGTCGATCGGACCACGGGCACGCTGACGGCCGCTGGCGTCACCGACCACTACACGAGCCCGAGTGCCCTCGTCTTCGACGCGACGGGCACCCACCTCTATTCGACCAACGCAACTGACCTTGTCGACAACGGCGCCTCCGGCACCGTCAGCGCGTTCACCGTGGATCGGACCTCGGGGCAGTTGCAGTTGCTGAACAGCGTAGCCTCCGGTGGGACCGGACCAACCTACGCGAGCGTGCACCGCGGCGGCCGGCACCTGCTCGTCGCCAACTACGCGGGCGGCTCGGTGGCAGTACTCCCGATCCTCCCTGACGGCCGGCTCGGGCCCGCGACCGACGTCAAGAAGACCACCGGCGTCGTCGGCCCGAAACGCGCGACGCATGCACCGCCGGGCAGCTTCGCCATCAGCGGCCACGACACGCCGCACGCGCACATGATCGGCACCGATCCGGCGGGTCGGTTCGTGATCGTCCCGGACCTCGGACTGGACCGTATCTTCGTGTGGGCGTTCGATGCCAATGCTGGCACGCTGAGTCCTGCCGACCCGCCATCGGTCGCGCTTCCGCCCGGCGATGGGCCGCGCCATTTCGCCTTCCATCGCGACGGCCGCTGGCTCTATGCGATCCAGGAAGAAGGCTCGACCATCGTGCTGTTCGACTACGATGCGGAGCGAGGGCGCCTGTCGGCGCGGCAGACGATCTCCAGCCTGCCGGCAGGCTATGCCGGCAGCAACTTCTGCTCGGGCATCCTCATCTCGCAGGACGGCAGGTTCGTCTATGCCGGCAACCGGCTGCACGACAGCGTCGGCATCTTCGCGGTCGGCCGCGATGGCACGCTCACGTTCGTGGACGACATCTGGACGCGTGGTGACTATCCACGCAGCATGACGATCGACCCGAGCGGCCGTTTCATGTACGTCTGCAACCAGCGCGCCGATCACGTCACCGCGTTCGCCATCGACGGCGCGACCGGTCGGCTGGCGTTCACCGGACAATACACACCGGTCGGTAACCCGTCAGCGATTGCCTTCCTGGACACGGGGCGCGGGTAG
- a CDS encoding ankyrin repeat domain-containing protein, whose translation MTLRRVALGTAVLLLLASGRASAADAMLADAAERAAWTEVQTLLTRNVDVNAAQADGMTALHWAAHHDDLDVADALIRAGARVTVSNRYGVTPLSIACTNGNAAMVARFLDAGAEATASLPGGETALMTAARTGSLPTVSLLLSRGAPVDAKDERRGQTALMWAAAEGHAPVVLALLAAGADVHAHLSSGFTPLLFAAREGRLDVVRELVHAGADVNEAIPPDGPGPRRRGYGGSVPPAGTTPLLMAVRNAHFEVAAALLDAGAHPDGDVAGYTALHLLTVVRKPGVGDNDPAPEGSGKVGSLDLVRALVARGANVNARMTKRPNLNNTRLDERGATPFLLAALTADAELMRVLVKAGADPSIPNVDGSTPLMVAAGLATRSPGEDAGTEPEVLEALQLLLDLGADPNAVDRHGETAMHGAAYKNLPKAVRMLAAKGARIDVWNQPDEFGWTPLAISAGYRFGNFKPSPETEAALREVMLAAGVTPPAVIVAKTRQIY comes from the coding sequence ATGACCCTGCGACGCGTCGCTCTCGGCACGGCGGTGCTGCTGCTCCTGGCGAGCGGCCGCGCGTCTGCGGCTGACGCGATGCTGGCCGATGCCGCCGAGCGCGCCGCATGGACAGAGGTGCAGACCTTGTTGACGCGGAACGTCGACGTCAACGCCGCCCAGGCCGACGGTATGACGGCGCTGCATTGGGCCGCGCACCACGACGACCTCGACGTCGCCGACGCGCTGATCCGGGCCGGCGCACGCGTCACCGTCAGCAATCGCTACGGCGTGACGCCACTGTCGATCGCCTGCACCAACGGCAATGCGGCGATGGTGGCCCGCTTCCTGGACGCCGGCGCCGAAGCCACTGCCAGCCTGCCCGGGGGCGAGACGGCGCTGATGACCGCCGCGCGGACCGGATCGCTGCCCACCGTGTCGCTTCTGTTGTCACGCGGAGCCCCTGTCGACGCGAAGGACGAACGGCGGGGCCAGACCGCGCTGATGTGGGCGGCCGCCGAGGGCCATGCCCCCGTGGTCCTGGCTTTACTCGCCGCCGGGGCCGACGTGCATGCCCACTTGTCCTCCGGCTTCACGCCCCTCCTGTTCGCGGCCCGCGAGGGACGCCTCGACGTCGTCCGGGAGTTGGTCCACGCGGGAGCGGACGTCAACGAGGCCATTCCGCCAGACGGGCCCGGGCCGCGCCGCCGCGGCTACGGCGGCAGCGTCCCCCCAGCGGGCACGACGCCGTTGCTAATGGCCGTGAGAAATGCGCATTTCGAGGTGGCGGCCGCCCTGCTCGACGCAGGCGCCCATCCCGATGGCGACGTGGCCGGCTACACCGCCCTGCACCTGCTCACCGTGGTCCGCAAGCCGGGTGTCGGCGACAACGACCCGGCGCCGGAAGGCTCGGGCAAGGTCGGGAGTCTCGATCTGGTGCGAGCCCTCGTCGCGCGCGGCGCGAACGTCAACGCACGGATGACGAAGCGGCCCAACCTGAACAACACGCGCCTCGACGAACGCGGCGCCACGCCATTCCTGCTCGCCGCGCTCACCGCCGATGCCGAGTTGATGCGGGTGCTCGTGAAGGCAGGGGCCGACCCGTCGATCCCGAACGTCGACGGCAGCACGCCGCTGATGGTCGCGGCCGGCCTGGCCACCAGGTCGCCGGGCGAGGACGCCGGCACGGAACCCGAGGTGCTCGAGGCGCTGCAATTGCTGCTCGACCTCGGCGCGGATCCGAATGCCGTCGATCGCCATGGCGAAACCGCAATGCACGGCGCCGCGTACAAGAACCTGCCGAAGGCCGTGCGCATGCTCGCCGCGAAAGGCGCCCGCATCGACGTTTGGAACCAGCCGGACGAGTTCGGCTGGACGCCGCTGGCCATTTCCGCCGGCTATCGCTTCGGCAACTTCAAGCCGTCACCCGAGACCGAAGCGGCCCTGAGGGAGGTCATGCTGGCGGCCGGCGTAACGCCGCCGGCCGTGATCGTCGCCAAGACCCGCCAGATCTACTGA